DNA from Flavobacterium aestivum:
AACTATTAAACCAATATACTTGAACAAGTATAATCCCGATCAAGGACAAACTCATTAACAATACAAGTAATCTAAAAAATAACTTATTCATTTAAGCAAAATTAATATTTTAACAATATAGTAAATAATGCATTAACCAAAGATTAACATTTAAGACTTGATTTGTTTAATTCCTAAAAAATTAAGAATTTTAACAATTTCTAACTTTACAGCCTCTATACCAGTATTTTCTATAATAAAATCGCTTTTTGATGATTTTTGCTCATCATTCCATTGATTTTTTATTCGCTCTAAAACTTTTTCTCGAGTAGTTTTATCTCTTTCTATAACTCTTTGAATCCTTATTTCAAGAGGCGCTACAACATTTATGATGAAATCACATTCTTTATAACTACCACTTTCAAATAAAATGGCACTTTCGTAAATGACAAACTGATCTTTTTGATGTTCTAAAAGCCATTGTTTAAAATGCATTTTAACAGCAGGATGTACAATTCCATTGAGCTGAGCTAGTTTATTAGCGTCATTAAATACAATTTCAGATAACTTTTCTTTTATTAAAACGCCTTTTTCAAATACAGTTGTACCAAATACATCTTTAATTTGATCTAAAATCATTTCTGATTGCATCAAATTTCTAGCTTCTTGATCTGTTATGTAAACTGGAATACCAGATGCTAAAAAAAGTTGGGCCACTGTTGTTTTACCACTACCAATTCCTCCTGTTAAACCAATTATTTTTGCCATTTTAATTAATTCTTAAAAAACAATTCTGGAAATGCTTCTTGTGGCTTCTGTTTTAACATAATAACTTTAACATAAGACTCTAAAAACCCCATTCCGTAACCGTAAAACTGTTTCCAAACTGCAATAATTGACAGATAACCAATTTTAATACTCTTATTCTGAATAGAAGACAGCAAAAATAATGCCAAAAAATAACCAAAATAAAATTTAAGAAGAAAATCTTGATTAAATACCAACAACATTAAAGATACAAAAAATCCTATTATAAAAAACGTTGGGAAGAAAAAAGTTAATTTATTATATTGAGGATACCAACTATTAAGAATTGGTCTTGCTTTACCAAATTTACTGACCTGAATGGAGAATTTATCCCAATCAATTCGTCTTTTATGATACACAAATGCATTCTGAAAAAGTCGTGTTTCATAACCTAAATCCCATAAACGAATAGACAAATCCGGGTCCTCGCCAGGGTGAATATTTCCAAAACCTTTAGAAGCTATAAATGCTTTTCGAGACAATCCCATATTAAAGCTTCGAGGCTGAAATTTATCTATTTTTTCTGATCCTCCTCTAATTCCACCAGTGGTTAAAAAAGAAGTCATTGCAAAATTGATTGCTTTTTGGATATCCGAAAAACTATCTAATGCTTTATCTGGCCCACCAAAACAATCCACATAATTTTCCTGTAAAGCTTTTTCAACCTCACTCAAATAATTACTAGGTATAATACAATCTGAGTCAAAAATAATGTAGTAATCCCCCCTAGCCTTATTCATTCCGTAGTTTCTAGAGTCACCAGGACCTGAATTTTCTTTATAGTAGTATGAAATATCCAGTCTGTCTCCATATTTAGCAGCAACATCCTGACATCGAATTGTAGAACCATCCTCTATCAGTACAATTTCAAAAATTTCTTCGTAGGTTGATTTTGCTAAACTTTCTAATAATTCATCTACTTCATCAGGACGATTATAAACAGGAATGATCAATGAAAACAACATAATAGTAATTGGGTTATTATTTTTTATTCTTTTATTTTAAATTTTGGCAAAGGTACTCTTTATCAACAAAAAAACCATCAAATAAATAATGATGGTTTTTATATAACATGTGTTTTTATTAGCTCTATTCAAACATTTCCATTACTTCTTGGCTAACTCCCATAT
Protein-coding regions in this window:
- a CDS encoding glycosyltransferase, with amino-acid sequence MLFSLIIPVYNRPDEVDELLESLAKSTYEEIFEIVLIEDGSTIRCQDVAAKYGDRLDISYYYKENSGPGDSRNYGMNKARGDYYIIFDSDCIIPSNYLSEVEKALQENYVDCFGGPDKALDSFSDIQKAINFAMTSFLTTGGIRGGSEKIDKFQPRSFNMGLSRKAFIASKGFGNIHPGEDPDLSIRLWDLGYETRLFQNAFVYHKRRIDWDKFSIQVSKFGKARPILNSWYPQYNKLTFFFPTFFIIGFFVSLMLLVFNQDFLLKFYFGYFLALFLLSSIQNKSIKIGYLSIIAVWKQFYGYGMGFLESYVKVIMLKQKPQEAFPELFFKN
- the coaE gene encoding dephospho-CoA kinase (Dephospho-CoA kinase (CoaE) performs the final step in coenzyme A biosynthesis.), translated to MAKIIGLTGGIGSGKTTVAQLFLASGIPVYITDQEARNLMQSEMILDQIKDVFGTTVFEKGVLIKEKLSEIVFNDANKLAQLNGIVHPAVKMHFKQWLLEHQKDQFVIYESAILFESGSYKECDFIINVVAPLEIRIQRVIERDKTTREKVLERIKNQWNDEQKSSKSDFIIENTGIEAVKLEIVKILNFLGIKQIKS